In the Geobacter sp. FeAm09 genome, one interval contains:
- the nuoH gene encoding NADH-quinone oxidoreductase subunit NuoH, whose product MTASTVDIALFAAKLGMIFFVILTLAAYLVFAERKVLAWIQDRKGPNRVGPFGLLQPLADLIKLLTKEDFCPLAADKWLFYLAPAMAAIPAILTFAVIPFGAPVTIAGRRVPMLVADLNVGLLFFLALSSIAVYGVAIGGWASNSKYSLLGGIRGLAQLISYELSMGLSLVPVVMLARSFSLADIVAAQSPIPFIVYQPLAFLIFLVSITAECKRIPFDIPEAEGELVAGFHTEYSGMRFGLFFVGEYINIIVLGGLATTFFLGGWHGPFLAPVIWFSLKTLAFAFFFIWMRGTLPRLRYDQLMHLGWKVLTPLALANILVTGWWLALRGTVLP is encoded by the coding sequence ATGACGGCATCCACTGTGGACATAGCGCTGTTTGCGGCAAAGCTGGGGATGATATTCTTCGTGATCCTCACCCTGGCCGCCTACTTGGTATTCGCCGAACGGAAGGTCCTGGCCTGGATTCAGGATCGCAAGGGGCCCAATCGCGTCGGCCCCTTCGGACTTCTCCAACCCCTCGCAGACCTGATCAAACTCCTCACCAAAGAAGATTTTTGCCCGCTGGCCGCCGATAAATGGCTGTTCTATCTTGCCCCGGCCATGGCCGCTATTCCGGCGATCCTGACCTTTGCCGTCATCCCTTTCGGCGCGCCGGTGACCATTGCCGGCCGCCGGGTGCCGATGCTGGTGGCAGACCTGAACGTCGGTCTGCTGTTCTTCCTGGCGCTCTCCTCCATCGCGGTGTACGGGGTTGCCATCGGCGGCTGGGCCTCCAACTCCAAGTATTCCCTGCTGGGGGGCATCCGCGGCCTGGCCCAGTTGATCTCCTACGAACTCTCCATGGGGTTGTCCCTGGTGCCGGTGGTCATGCTGGCCCGTTCCTTCAGCCTGGCCGACATCGTGGCCGCCCAGTCCCCCATCCCGTTCATCGTCTACCAGCCCCTGGCCTTTCTCATCTTTCTGGTCAGCATCACGGCGGAGTGCAAGCGCATCCCCTTCGACATCCCCGAGGCCGAGGGGGAGCTGGTTGCCGGTTTCCACACCGAATACTCCGGCATGCGCTTCGGCCTGTTCTTTGTGGGGGAATACATCAACATCATCGTGCTGGGAGGGCTGGCCACGACCTTCTTCCTGGGGGGCTGGCACGGTCCCTTCCTGGCGCCGGTGATCTGGTTCTCCCTCAAGACCCTGGCGTTTGCCTTTTTCTTCATCTGGATGCGCGGGACCCTGCCCCGCCTGCGTTACGATCAGCTCATGCACCTGGGGTGGAAGGTCTTGACGCCCCTGGCCCTGGCGAATATCCTGGTCACCGGTTGGTGGCTGGCGCTGCGGGGGACGGTATTGCCATAA